The Hymenobacter sp. 5317J-9 genome has a window encoding:
- a CDS encoding formyl transferase, producing MSAAPEFAGKKIVMLAGPGESTNILFHALDAEFGVHRIIVETPVSQKQLLKRRAEKLGWGTVLGQIAFKLAVAGPLGRSSQPRLTALKQAHQLNDQPLPEDRTIRVASVNDPACIAQLQDLNPDVVVVNGTRIIAKRVLTSVPCPFLNTHAGITPLYRGVHGGYWALANNDAAHCGVSVHLVDAGIDTGGIIAQALIQPGPEDNFATYPLHQLIAGMPLLKDAVRAALRGNIQLRPAPEGTSRLWSHPTLGEYWANRRRTGVR from the coding sequence ATGAGCGCTGCCCCTGAATTTGCCGGTAAGAAAATCGTGATGCTGGCCGGCCCCGGCGAGTCCACCAACATCCTGTTTCACGCCCTGGATGCCGAGTTCGGCGTGCACCGCATCATCGTCGAAACGCCCGTGAGCCAGAAGCAACTGCTCAAGCGCCGGGCCGAGAAGCTGGGCTGGGGCACCGTGCTGGGCCAGATTGCCTTCAAGCTGGCCGTGGCCGGGCCGCTGGGCCGGTCTTCGCAGCCGCGCCTCACGGCGCTGAAGCAAGCACACCAGCTCAACGACCAGCCGCTGCCCGAAGACCGCACCATTCGGGTGGCTTCGGTGAACGACCCGGCCTGCATCGCGCAGCTGCAAGACCTCAACCCCGACGTGGTGGTGGTAAACGGCACGCGCATCATTGCCAAGCGGGTGCTTACCAGCGTGCCCTGCCCGTTCCTGAATACCCACGCCGGCATCACGCCGCTGTACCGGGGCGTGCACGGCGGCTATTGGGCGCTGGCCAACAACGACGCGGCGCACTGCGGCGTGTCGGTGCACTTAGTCGATGCCGGCATCGACACCGGCGGCATCATTGCGCAGGCCCTCATTCAGCCCGGCCCCGAAGACAATTTTGCTACCTATCCGCTGCACCAACTCATTGCTGGCATGCCCCTGCTGAAAGACGCCGTGCGGGCCGCCTTACGTGGCAACATTCAGCTGCGGCCCGCGCCCGAGGGCACTTCGCGGCTGTGGTCGCACCCCACGCTGGGCGAGTATTGGGCCAACCGGCGCCGGACCGGCGTGCGCTAA
- a CDS encoding polysaccharide deacetylase family protein: MSSSPSPASAMPGALVISLDFEINWGVRDQQTLAQYGPNLLGVREAIPAMLALFAEFGLHVTWATVGLLFFDTKAEMLAHLPAVRPEYADPNLSPYLALDQVGEDEAHDPYHFGRSLIRQIHATPGQEMASHTFCHYYCLERGQTVETFRHDIETAVRVGAEQGMALRSLVFPRNQYNAEYLETCRVVGITSYRGNEQSWIYKERSEEQQALYKRGARLLDAYVNLSGQHTARWADMARSFPYNVPASRFLRPWSGRLKVLEGLRLRRILAGMEHAAKHGEVFHLWWHPHNFGVNLAENMDVLRSIAQHFRRLQARFGFESLSMGEVADRLQSYSNPPAA, translated from the coding sequence ATGTCTAGTTCCCCTTCTCCAGCCTCGGCTATGCCCGGCGCGCTGGTCATTTCGCTTGATTTTGAAATCAACTGGGGCGTGCGCGACCAGCAAACGCTGGCCCAGTACGGCCCCAACCTGCTAGGCGTGCGCGAGGCCATCCCGGCCATGCTCGCGCTGTTTGCCGAATTTGGCCTCCACGTGACCTGGGCCACGGTGGGCCTGCTCTTCTTCGACACCAAAGCGGAAATGCTGGCCCACCTGCCGGCCGTGCGCCCTGAGTACGCCGACCCCAACCTGTCGCCCTACCTCGCGCTCGACCAGGTAGGAGAGGACGAAGCCCACGACCCCTACCATTTCGGCCGCTCGCTCATTCGGCAAATCCACGCCACGCCGGGGCAGGAAATGGCCTCGCACACCTTCTGCCACTACTACTGCCTAGAGCGCGGCCAGACGGTGGAAACCTTCCGGCACGACATCGAAACTGCTGTGCGCGTAGGAGCTGAGCAGGGCATGGCCTTGCGCAGCCTGGTGTTTCCGCGCAACCAGTACAACGCCGAATACCTCGAAACCTGCCGCGTGGTGGGCATCACCAGCTACCGCGGCAACGAGCAGTCGTGGATATACAAGGAGCGCAGCGAGGAGCAGCAGGCGCTGTACAAGCGCGGCGCGCGCCTGCTCGACGCTTATGTCAACCTATCGGGCCAGCACACGGCGCGCTGGGCCGATATGGCCCGCAGCTTCCCGTACAACGTGCCCGCCAGCCGCTTTTTGCGGCCGTGGTCGGGGCGGCTTAAGGTGCTGGAAGGCTTGCGCCTGCGCCGCATTCTGGCGGGTATGGAACATGCCGCTAAGCACGGGGAGGTGTTCCATCTGTGGTGGCACCCGCATAATTTTGGGGTGAACCTGGCCGAAAACATGGACGTACTGCGCAGCATTGCCCAGCACTTTCGGCGCCTGCAGGCCCGCTTTGGCTTCGAGAGCCTGAGCATGGGCGAAGTGGCCGACCGCCTTCAATCGTATTCTAACCCCCCCGCCGCATGA
- a CDS encoding glycosyltransferase, whose product MRILFIGYWSLHEPLTISTIFPHLRILQERDDVEHITLVTVERGAETQADLTLRLPFPNTKISFKPLLSRPHKLLLLNKTDDFLRFPRELAELARAEGSTVMLARGAPAGALAYLVARQTGLPFYVESFEPHAEYMRNGGVWKPYDPRYLVQTYLERQQKKHARGLMPVAEAHRRLLIAEGVPADHLVTVPCSVNMTDFGFDAARRVRQRQQLGYADDAVVGIYVGKFGGIYYEDEGFAIFAQAAAHFGDRFRLIVLTAHPAEGVRARLAAAGLNPAHCLVTRAPHAEVPNYLAAADFAFLLSRPTPGLSPIKIGEYWASGLPILLAEGVGDDSGIVEKEGSGATFNLARPGSVASALARIEEQLAQPSHRADATALALRHRSPERAREAYRAFFG is encoded by the coding sequence GTGCGTATTCTCTTTATCGGTTACTGGAGCCTGCACGAGCCGCTCACCATCTCAACCATCTTCCCGCACCTGCGCATTTTGCAGGAGCGCGACGACGTGGAGCACATTACCCTGGTCACGGTGGAGCGCGGCGCCGAAACACAAGCCGACCTAACCTTGCGGCTGCCGTTCCCGAACACCAAAATCAGCTTCAAGCCGCTGCTCTCGCGGCCGCACAAGCTGTTGCTGCTGAACAAGACCGATGATTTCCTGCGTTTTCCGCGTGAGCTGGCCGAGCTGGCCCGGGCCGAAGGCAGCACGGTGATGCTGGCCCGGGGCGCGCCGGCCGGCGCGCTGGCTTACCTGGTGGCCCGCCAAACCGGGCTGCCGTTCTACGTGGAGTCGTTTGAGCCGCACGCCGAATACATGCGCAACGGCGGCGTATGGAAGCCCTACGACCCGCGCTATTTGGTGCAGACCTACCTGGAGCGCCAGCAGAAGAAGCACGCCCGCGGCCTCATGCCCGTGGCCGAAGCCCACCGCCGCCTGCTCATTGCCGAAGGCGTGCCGGCGGACCATCTGGTGACGGTGCCGTGCTCGGTGAACATGACTGATTTTGGCTTCGACGCGGCCCGCCGGGTGCGGCAGCGCCAGCAGCTGGGCTACGCCGACGACGCCGTGGTGGGCATCTATGTGGGCAAGTTTGGTGGCATATATTACGAAGACGAAGGCTTTGCCATTTTCGCGCAGGCCGCGGCGCATTTTGGCGACCGTTTCCGGCTGATTGTACTCACCGCGCACCCGGCCGAGGGCGTGCGCGCCCGCCTGGCCGCCGCTGGCCTGAACCCGGCGCATTGCCTCGTGACGCGGGCGCCGCACGCCGAAGTGCCCAACTACCTGGCTGCCGCCGACTTTGCCTTTTTGCTCTCGCGGCCCACGCCGGGCCTTTCGCCCATCAAAATAGGGGAGTACTGGGCCAGCGGCCTGCCCATTCTGCTGGCTGAGGGCGTGGGCGACGACAGCGGCATTGTGGAGAAGGAAGGAAGCGGCGCCACCTTCAACCTGGCCCGGCCCGGCAGTGTGGCATCGGCCCTGGCCCGCATTGAGGAGCAACTGGCCCAGCCTTCTCATCGGGCCGATGCCACGGCCCTGGCGTTGCGCCACCGCTCTCCCGAGCGCGCCCGTGAGGCTTACCGCGCGTTTTTTGGGTAA
- a CDS encoding glycosyltransferase family 2 protein, producing MSTPYFSVIIPTYNRAGFIGATLDSVLAQDLAEFEVLVVDDGSTDHTAAVVQAYTDPRLHYLPKANAERGAARNYGVARAQGEYVLFLDSDDLLHPNHLSTLRAGIQAATPPPNFIATRYDFSREGRLHPSPVATVPAGRYGLDAFVDGNMLACNFAARRLNPDLFLFEEDRRYAAVEDWLFLLQNTQRDTVLLLDALTVTMNDHDTRSMRADNQGLIRRLELAGAWMQQHLTLTGEQRRRLLGRVYYLCAIHAYADGHRGQALRYTRRAWPGLPAREGVALAVRSLLGPQVIGRLKGVLG from the coding sequence ATGAGCACCCCGTACTTCAGCGTCATTATCCCCACCTACAACCGGGCCGGCTTCATCGGCGCCACCCTGGATTCGGTACTGGCCCAGGACCTGGCCGAGTTTGAAGTGCTGGTGGTGGACGATGGCAGCACCGACCACACCGCTGCCGTGGTGCAGGCCTACACCGACCCCCGTCTGCACTACTTGCCCAAGGCCAACGCCGAGCGCGGGGCGGCCCGCAACTACGGCGTGGCTCGCGCCCAGGGCGAGTACGTGCTGTTTCTGGATTCCGACGACTTGCTGCACCCCAACCACCTGAGCACGTTGCGGGCCGGCATACAGGCGGCCACGCCGCCGCCCAACTTCATTGCCACGCGCTACGATTTCTCCCGCGAAGGGCGGCTGCACCCCAGCCCGGTGGCCACGGTGCCAGCCGGCCGCTACGGGCTCGACGCCTTTGTGGACGGCAACATGCTGGCCTGCAATTTCGCCGCCCGCCGCCTGAACCCCGACCTCTTCCTGTTTGAGGAAGACCGCCGCTACGCCGCCGTAGAGGACTGGCTGTTTTTGCTGCAAAACACCCAGCGCGACACCGTGTTGCTGCTCGACGCGCTGACGGTGACCATGAACGACCACGACACCCGTTCGATGCGCGCCGACAACCAAGGCCTTATCCGGCGCTTGGAACTGGCTGGCGCCTGGATGCAGCAACACCTCACGCTCACCGGCGAGCAGCGCCGCCGGCTGCTGGGGCGGGTATACTACCTCTGCGCCATTCACGCCTACGCTGACGGGCACCGCGGGCAGGCCCTGCGCTACACCCGGCGGGCCTGGCCGGGCCTGCCCGCCCGTGAAGGCGTGGCGTTGGCGGTGCGCAGCTTGCTGGGCCCGCAGGTGATAGGTCGCCTGAAAGGCGTGCTTGGCTAG
- a CDS encoding glycosyltransferase family 61 protein, whose product MKARIYRLAKQVSDGGIRALGGLRGSWTAADGPALLPAVPAQPVPLPRNADQLPADFRALFGHGIALAERRVHRLHRAVVSWHGVVFQHLRLFLPSVWATPRLPPEFDGTFLLRQWLGRRHDVATAEVVGLAHGPWAAGNYYHWLVDTLPRLHLLQRTHPGCPLLVPEPIPAYVRQTAAMFGFERLVPLPAGAVARVPELAMPDYPAPSGFQDGSLSLASRNRVMEALGIAGFAGQRRVYVSRSRQRLRRLLNETAIEPLLTQYGFETLYFEELSFAEQVRLMTETTVLVGVHGANLTNMLFMRPGATVVELMNRSTHAEVFNPCYYYLANALQLSYYCLPCQGTSGEDHWQANNSDLEVEYAALQRVFANIFPSDF is encoded by the coding sequence ATGAAAGCACGCATCTACCGGCTTGCCAAACAGGTGTCCGACGGCGGCATCCGTGCGCTGGGCGGCTTGCGGGGCTCCTGGACGGCGGCCGATGGCCCCGCGCTGCTGCCCGCCGTGCCGGCCCAGCCCGTGCCGCTGCCGCGCAACGCCGACCAGCTGCCCGCCGACTTCCGGGCCTTGTTTGGCCACGGCATTGCCCTGGCCGAGCGGCGGGTGCACCGGCTGCACCGCGCGGTGGTGTCGTGGCACGGCGTGGTGTTTCAGCACCTGCGACTGTTTTTGCCCAGCGTGTGGGCCACGCCCCGCCTGCCGCCGGAGTTCGACGGCACCTTTCTGCTGCGCCAATGGCTGGGCCGCCGCCACGACGTGGCCACCGCCGAAGTAGTGGGCCTGGCGCACGGCCCCTGGGCCGCCGGCAACTACTACCACTGGCTGGTGGACACCCTGCCGCGCCTGCACCTGCTGCAGCGCACGCACCCCGGCTGCCCGCTGCTGGTGCCCGAGCCCATTCCGGCCTACGTACGGCAAACGGCGGCCATGTTCGGGTTCGAGCGCTTGGTGCCGCTGCCGGCCGGCGCCGTGGCCCGCGTGCCCGAGCTGGCCATGCCCGACTATCCGGCGCCGTCCGGTTTTCAGGACGGCAGCCTGAGCTTGGCCTCGCGCAACCGTGTGATGGAAGCCCTCGGCATTGCCGGGTTTGCCGGGCAGCGGCGGGTGTACGTTTCGCGCAGCCGGCAGCGCCTGCGCCGCCTCCTCAACGAAACTGCCATCGAACCCTTACTGACGCAGTATGGTTTTGAAACGTTGTATTTCGAAGAGCTCAGCTTTGCCGAGCAGGTGCGCCTGATGACGGAAACCACCGTGCTGGTGGGCGTGCACGGCGCCAACCTCACCAACATGCTGTTTATGCGGCCCGGCGCCACCGTGGTGGAACTCATGAACCGCAGCACCCATGCGGAAGTATTCAACCCCTGCTACTATTACCTGGCCAACGCCCTGCAGCTGAGCTATTACTGCCTGCCGTGCCAAGGCACCAGCGGCGAAGACCACTGGCAGGCCAACAATTCCGACTTGGAAGTGGAGTACGCAGCCTTGCAGCGCGTTTTTGCCAACATATTTCCTTCTGATTTCTAA
- a CDS encoding oligosaccharide flippase family protein has translation MPTVSSPFAKITGFFSNPVFRKAVIGFSGSAAITAAGMLLSPVISRLYRPTDYGEYAVFSILLGNLSIVSSLNYLGALLLPKRNDRFAALAQLTLWLSTLVSVGFLGLLWLFEDSILSFFDIHSIGNMVYWIPFLLVVSVLSSCLQSLCIRENKYSVRAVADVSANLSGKGYTIAHALWFGPSPIGFILGDMLNRLVAVGVVLVRLPLRITRQLTVPAPLRRLWKTAFFFRRFPIQVLPSTYLNIVSSQLPILLFKKFSTSAEVGSFAFASSMLELPVSLLGGALSPVVMRDSVQAYHDGGVDQLGKFCAGYFRKIFLGLAIPFAGAAILGDVIFPTVFGAQWQVAGAVACLLACYYAFRINYYIFVSVYTIVHKQLYDLIFNIVLLVARFAAVYFVVQSHGFLYAVGAYSAVSLVLTALNSYVLLATMGVRSWRIAIEQVAYFAGLLAVLYLGRMGVQHFMA, from the coding sequence ATGCCTACAGTATCTTCTCCCTTTGCGAAAATAACGGGGTTTTTCAGCAACCCCGTTTTTCGCAAAGCGGTGATTGGTTTCTCGGGGTCGGCGGCCATCACGGCGGCGGGCATGCTGCTCTCGCCGGTAATTTCGCGCCTGTACCGGCCCACCGACTACGGCGAGTACGCGGTGTTCAGCATTTTGCTGGGCAACCTGTCCATTGTGTCGAGCCTGAACTACCTGGGGGCCCTGCTGCTGCCCAAGCGCAACGACCGGTTTGCGGCGCTGGCCCAGCTCACGCTGTGGCTGAGCACGCTGGTTTCGGTGGGTTTTTTGGGGCTGCTGTGGCTGTTTGAAGACAGCATCTTGTCGTTCTTTGACATCCACAGCATCGGCAACATGGTGTACTGGATTCCCTTCCTACTGGTCGTGTCGGTGCTGTCGTCGTGTTTGCAGTCCTTGTGCATTCGCGAGAACAAGTACTCCGTGCGGGCCGTGGCCGATGTCAGCGCCAACCTTTCGGGCAAAGGCTACACCATTGCGCACGCGCTGTGGTTTGGCCCGTCGCCCATCGGTTTCATTCTGGGCGACATGCTCAACCGCCTCGTGGCGGTGGGCGTGGTGCTGGTGCGCCTGCCGCTGCGCATTACCCGGCAGCTCACGGTGCCGGCCCCGTTGCGGCGCCTCTGGAAAACGGCGTTTTTCTTCCGGCGCTTTCCCATTCAGGTGCTGCCCTCCACGTACCTGAACATTGTGTCGTCGCAGCTGCCCATTCTGCTGTTCAAGAAGTTCAGTACATCGGCCGAGGTGGGGTCGTTTGCCTTTGCGTCGAGCATGCTGGAATTGCCCGTTTCGCTGCTGGGCGGCGCCTTGTCGCCGGTGGTAATGCGCGACTCGGTGCAGGCCTATCACGACGGCGGCGTAGACCAGCTCGGAAAATTCTGCGCTGGCTATTTCCGCAAAATATTTCTGGGGCTGGCCATTCCGTTTGCGGGGGCGGCCATTCTCGGAGATGTTATTTTCCCGACCGTATTCGGCGCGCAGTGGCAGGTGGCTGGGGCAGTGGCCTGCCTGCTGGCCTGCTACTACGCCTTCCGCATCAACTACTACATCTTCGTGTCGGTGTACACCATCGTGCACAAACAGCTCTACGATTTGATTTTCAACATCGTGCTGTTGGTGGCGCGCTTTGCTGCGGTCTATTTTGTGGTGCAGAGCCACGGGTTTCTCTACGCCGTTGGGGCTTATAGCGCTGTGAGTCTGGTGCTGACGGCGTTGAACTCGTACGTGCTGCTGGCCACCATGGGCGTGCGCTCCTGGCGCATAGCCATCGAGCAAGTGGCGTATTTTGCCGGCCTGCTGGCGGTGCTCTACCTGGGGCGCATGGGCGTTCAGCACTTCATGGCGTAA
- the gmd gene encoding GDP-mannose 4,6-dehydratase — protein sequence MKVALITGITGQDGAYLTEFLLEKGYAVHGVKRRSSLFNTDRIDHLITDDHGNKNPRLTNHYGDLTDSTNLIRIIQEVQPDEIYNLGAMSHVKVSFDAPEYVADVDGVGTLRILEAVRLLGLTKKTKIYQASTSELYGLVQQVPQSETTPFYPRSPYAVAKLYGYWITVNYREAYGMFACNGILFNHESPLRGETFVTRKITRGVAQIVLGMRQDIALGNLDAKRDWGHAKDYVEAMWRILQQDEPEDFVIATGVTTTVREFVRLAFAEVGVEVAFEGEGVDEVGRVVSCSMPEYQARVGSIVCRVDPNYFRPTEVELLIGDPAKCKAKLGWEPKYDLAALVQDMVQADMELFKRDAYLLKGGHKVNYQHEQHQ from the coding sequence ATGAAAGTTGCATTAATCACGGGCATCACGGGCCAGGACGGTGCGTACCTAACGGAGTTTTTGCTCGAGAAAGGGTATGCCGTGCACGGCGTGAAGCGGCGCTCCTCGCTGTTTAACACCGACCGCATCGACCACCTCATCACCGATGACCACGGCAACAAAAACCCGCGCCTGACGAACCACTACGGCGACCTCACGGATTCGACCAACCTGATTCGCATCATCCAGGAAGTGCAGCCCGACGAGATTTATAACCTCGGCGCCATGTCGCACGTGAAGGTGTCGTTTGATGCCCCCGAGTACGTGGCCGATGTGGACGGCGTGGGCACGCTGCGTATTCTGGAAGCCGTGCGCCTGCTGGGCCTGACCAAGAAAACCAAGATTTACCAGGCCAGCACCTCGGAGCTTTACGGCCTGGTGCAGCAGGTGCCCCAGAGCGAGACCACGCCCTTTTACCCGCGCTCGCCCTACGCCGTGGCCAAGCTCTACGGCTACTGGATTACGGTGAACTACCGCGAGGCTTACGGCATGTTTGCCTGCAACGGCATCCTGTTCAACCACGAGAGCCCCCTGCGCGGCGAAACCTTCGTGACCCGCAAAATCACCCGCGGCGTAGCGCAGATTGTGCTGGGCATGCGCCAGGACATTGCCCTGGGCAACCTCGACGCCAAGCGCGACTGGGGCCACGCCAAGGATTACGTGGAAGCCATGTGGCGCATCCTGCAGCAGGACGAGCCCGAGGATTTCGTTATCGCCACGGGTGTGACGACTACCGTGCGCGAGTTCGTGCGCCTGGCCTTTGCCGAAGTGGGCGTGGAAGTGGCCTTCGAAGGCGAGGGCGTCGACGAAGTGGGCCGCGTGGTGTCGTGCTCCATGCCCGAGTACCAGGCCCGGGTCGGCAGCATCGTGTGCCGTGTCGACCCCAACTATTTCCGCCCCACGGAAGTGGAACTGCTTATCGGTGACCCGGCTAAGTGCAAAGCCAAACTGGGATGGGAGCCGAAATACGACCTGGCCGCTCTGGTGCAGGACATGGTGCAGGCCGACATGGAGCTGTTCAAGCGCGACGCCTACCTGCTGAAAGGCGGCCACAAGGTGAACTACCAGCACGAACAGCACCAGTAA
- a CDS encoding glycosyltransferase family A protein encodes MPDYSLSYVLTTYNKLPYLKQVVERLVAARQPDEEIVVADGGSKDGTPEYLQGLFDAGLIQQYVSERDKGEAHGFNKAMLRARGTLLKLITDDDAFSYPAIREAKAFMLANPEVDVLTGNTGLIHLEKLDTAILYDDVADNFKRWLTQQEVVWMIGLPLLIRRESLALTGLFHTGVVQVDTEFTYRITSLNINMAWSTAMLSVRLENPQSNFRVMNQGKGANASTLESSRMKFYYDKRIGHTFKDFVRHQSGWLEMLKKPLRPAKRVLYDLLKRPQYMGNTTMPTGYVPGPAPLDDAARLATAFDVADRLMADYNAAHPTEFLFKNNQLTKALS; translated from the coding sequence ATGCCCGATTACTCGCTCTCTTACGTTCTGACCACCTACAACAAGCTTCCGTACCTGAAACAGGTAGTGGAACGCCTGGTGGCGGCCCGGCAGCCCGACGAGGAAATTGTGGTTGCGGATGGCGGCAGCAAGGACGGCACGCCCGAGTACCTGCAGGGCTTGTTCGACGCGGGGCTGATTCAGCAATACGTCTCCGAGCGGGACAAGGGCGAGGCCCACGGCTTCAACAAAGCCATGCTGCGGGCCCGGGGCACCCTGCTGAAGCTCATCACCGACGACGACGCCTTTTCCTACCCGGCCATTCGGGAAGCCAAGGCGTTCATGCTGGCAAATCCGGAGGTAGACGTGCTTACGGGCAATACCGGTCTGATTCACTTGGAAAAGCTGGATACGGCCATCCTCTACGATGACGTGGCCGACAACTTTAAGCGCTGGCTGACCCAGCAGGAAGTGGTGTGGATGATTGGCCTGCCCTTGCTGATTCGGCGCGAGTCGCTGGCCTTGACCGGCCTCTTTCACACGGGCGTGGTGCAGGTCGATACGGAGTTTACCTACCGCATCACCAGCCTGAACATAAACATGGCCTGGAGTACGGCCATGCTCAGCGTGCGGCTGGAAAATCCCCAAAGCAACTTTCGGGTAATGAACCAGGGCAAGGGCGCCAACGCCAGCACCCTGGAGTCGTCCCGGATGAAGTTCTACTACGATAAGCGCATCGGCCACACGTTCAAGGACTTTGTGCGCCACCAGTCGGGCTGGCTCGAAATGTTGAAAAAGCCGCTGCGTCCGGCCAAGCGTGTTTTATACGACCTGCTGAAGCGTCCCCAATACATGGGCAACACCACGATGCCCACCGGCTACGTGCCCGGCCCCGCGCCGCTCGACGACGCGGCGCGCCTGGCAACGGCTTTTGATGTGGCCGACCGTTTGATGGCGGACTACAACGCGGCGCACCCTACCGAGTTTCTTTTTAAAAATAATCAATTGACCAAAGCATTGAGCTAG
- a CDS encoding NAD-dependent epimerase/dehydratase family protein translates to MKVILLGASGFAGRNVANALRENNIPFVGASLHHGLDLRDAAAAAAFMREHQPTHIVNCAAHVGSLNYVTEKAATVVADNSRMILGLYEAVAQECPQALVINPIANCAYPATADIFREEEWQHGEVHRSVLSYGTSRRLLWAVGECFELQYGVRSIHLLTPNMYGPFDSTDPNKAHALNALISKFVKAVRTNQPELPIWGTGVAIREWLYAPDFGRLVCEVLQNPDRPGLEQPTNLAQNDGLSVKELVAIIQSRFEYGGHLAWDASRPDGAPKKVMDDAKFRQVFPEFRFTPFEEGIAETVKYYESVFPY, encoded by the coding sequence ATGAAAGTAATTTTGCTCGGAGCCAGTGGCTTCGCGGGCCGTAACGTGGCCAATGCGCTGCGCGAGAACAACATCCCATTTGTTGGGGCCTCGTTGCACCACGGGCTCGATTTGCGGGATGCGGCCGCAGCGGCGGCGTTTATGCGCGAGCACCAGCCGACGCACATCGTGAACTGCGCCGCGCACGTGGGCAGCCTCAATTACGTGACCGAGAAGGCCGCCACCGTGGTAGCCGATAACTCGCGCATGATTTTGGGTCTCTACGAAGCCGTGGCGCAGGAGTGCCCCCAGGCGTTGGTCATCAACCCGATTGCCAACTGCGCTTACCCGGCCACGGCCGACATCTTCCGCGAAGAAGAGTGGCAGCACGGGGAGGTGCACCGCTCGGTGCTGAGCTACGGCACCAGCCGCCGGCTGCTGTGGGCGGTGGGCGAGTGCTTTGAGCTGCAATACGGCGTGCGCAGCATTCATTTGCTCACGCCCAACATGTACGGCCCCTTCGACTCGACCGACCCCAACAAAGCCCATGCGCTGAATGCGCTGATTTCCAAGTTTGTGAAGGCCGTGCGCACCAACCAGCCCGAACTGCCCATCTGGGGAACCGGGGTGGCCATTCGTGAGTGGCTGTATGCCCCCGACTTCGGCCGCCTGGTGTGCGAAGTGCTGCAAAACCCCGACCGCCCGGGCCTGGAGCAGCCCACCAACCTTGCCCAAAACGACGGTTTGAGCGTGAAAGAGCTGGTGGCCATTATTCAAAGCCGCTTTGAGTACGGCGGGCATTTGGCCTGGGATGCTTCCCGGCCCGACGGCGCACCCAAAAAGGTGATGGACGACGCCAAATTCCGCCAGGTATTTCCCGAATTCCGCTTCACGCCCTTCGAGGAAGGCATTGCCGAAACGGTGAAATACTACGAGTCCGTTTTCCCTTACTAA
- a CDS encoding DegT/DnrJ/EryC1/StrS family aminotransferase, with protein sequence MADISAAPVGTGVALPPGGFIPLFTTFVHPSASQRVGAVLASTFLSEGKLVKEFEARLSAELGMLHPAALNSGTSALHLALEVAGVGPGDEVILSPQTFIASAITVVQVGAKPVFADIHYENGNIDPADIAHRITPRTKAIMAVHWGGYPCDMAEIHAIAKEHGLVVIEDAAHAPGATYRGQAIGSISDYTCFSFQAIKHLTTGDGGALCARDPEKAREVFRRRWFGIDRANSPVNEVGEREYDLTDVGFKYHLSDYAAALGLANLDGFAERMAARRALVEQYRTGLQAVPGLTHFVHAADRESAHWLFGFHVENRLEFIRALKSKGVAASVVHDGIDNNTLFGGKRPELTQQRRFDDTQIHIPLHDALTSEQAAYIVDVIRQGW encoded by the coding sequence ATGGCCGATATTTCAGCAGCTCCCGTTGGCACGGGCGTAGCACTTCCTCCTGGCGGCTTCATTCCGTTGTTTACCACCTTTGTGCATCCATCGGCTTCGCAGCGGGTGGGGGCGGTTTTAGCCAGCACCTTCCTCAGCGAAGGCAAGCTGGTGAAAGAGTTTGAGGCCCGTCTCAGCGCTGAGCTGGGCATGCTGCATCCGGCGGCCCTCAACTCGGGCACCAGCGCCCTGCACCTCGCCCTGGAAGTGGCGGGCGTGGGCCCCGGCGACGAGGTAATACTGTCTCCGCAAACGTTCATTGCCTCGGCGATTACGGTTGTGCAGGTGGGCGCCAAGCCGGTTTTTGCCGACATTCACTACGAAAACGGCAACATCGACCCGGCCGATATTGCCCACCGCATCACGCCGCGCACCAAAGCCATTATGGCCGTGCACTGGGGCGGCTACCCCTGCGACATGGCCGAGATTCACGCCATTGCCAAAGAGCACGGCTTGGTCGTGATTGAAGACGCGGCCCACGCGCCCGGCGCTACCTATCGGGGTCAGGCCATTGGCAGCATTTCGGATTATACCTGCTTCTCGTTTCAGGCCATCAAACACCTGACCACCGGCGACGGCGGCGCCCTGTGCGCCCGCGACCCGGAAAAAGCCCGCGAGGTTTTCCGGCGCCGCTGGTTTGGTATCGACCGCGCCAACTCGCCGGTGAACGAAGTGGGGGAGCGTGAATACGACCTCACCGACGTCGGCTTCAAATACCACCTGTCGGATTACGCCGCGGCCCTGGGGCTGGCCAACCTCGACGGCTTTGCCGAGCGCATGGCGGCCCGCCGCGCTCTGGTGGAGCAGTACCGCACCGGCTTGCAGGCCGTACCGGGCCTGACGCATTTTGTGCACGCCGCCGACCGCGAAAGCGCCCATTGGCTGTTCGGCTTCCACGTCGAGAATCGCCTGGAGTTCATTCGCGCTTTAAAAAGCAAAGGCGTGGCGGCCTCGGTGGTGCACGACGGCATCGACAACAACACACTTTTTGGCGGCAAACGCCCGGAGCTGACGCAGCAGCGTCGCTTCGATGACACCCAAATCCACATTCCTCTGCACGACGCCCTCACCAGCGAGCAAGCTGCGTACATCGTGGACGTAATTCGACAGGGATGGTAA